In Solanum lycopersicum chromosome 5, SLM_r2.1, the following are encoded in one genomic region:
- the LOC138348940 gene encoding uncharacterized protein, producing MSDDKTLTKIPQFDGHYDHWSELMENLLRAKGLWSLVDEGYDEPAEGFEMTATEKKSLDEIKMKDHQVKHYLFQAIDRVVFEQILNRKTSKIIWDSMKKKFGGNERVKRSLLQTLRRDFEVLEMKNEESIDDYFGRVMSVSNKMRSNGEDMTDSKIVEKYFEL from the coding sequence atgagCGACGACAAAACACTCACCAAGATTCCACAATTTGATGGTCACTATGACCACTGGAGTGAACTGATGGAAAATCTCTTACGTGCCAAGGGTCTGTGGAGTCTAGTGGATGAGGGTTACGACGAACCAGCAGAAGGATTTGAAATGACAGCAACAGAGAAGAAGAGTCTTGATGAGATCAAGATGAAGGACCATCAAGTGAAGCACTACCTGTTCCAGGCAATTGATCGGGTTGTGTTTGAACAGATCTTGAATCGCAAAACATCCAAGATCATTTGGGATTCGATGAAGAAAAAGTTTGGAGGCAACGAAAGGGTGAAGCGATCTCTTCTCCAAACCTTAAGAAGAGATTTTGAGGTTcttgaaatgaagaatgaagAGAGCATTGATGATTACTTTGGAAGAGTAATGTCTGTCTCCAACAAGATGAGAAGCAACGGAGAAGACATGACAGATTCAAAGATTGTTGAGAAATACTTCGAACTCTGA